The following coding sequences lie in one Miscanthus floridulus cultivar M001 chromosome 9, ASM1932011v1, whole genome shotgun sequence genomic window:
- the LOC136480283 gene encoding UPF0481 protein At3g47200-like: MPSAAKLSDAGIRFKSSKTQFIHDINFKNGVLSLPVFKAHDDTKKHLLNLLAFEKLYPCTGHEVLSYMCFMDNLVNTGRDVQLLRSKGVIKNLLSSDEELAQLINSLGSGALMSPFSMLDDVQRMVSQHCKKPFNRWRASFAHTYLRNPWVFFSLLAAVILLVAAIVQTVYTILPFYHKS, encoded by the coding sequence AGCTTAGTGATGCTGGAATTCGTTTCAAGTCGAGCAAAACTCAGTTCATCCATGACATCAACTTTAAAAATGGCGTGCTTAGCTTGCCGGTGTTCAAGGCGCATGATGATACCAAGAAGCATCTTCTGAATCTGCTGGCCTTTGAGAAGTTGTATCCATGCACTGGCCATGAGGTGCTGTCCTACATGTGCTTCATGGACAACCTAGTAAACACTGGAAGAGATGTTCAGTTGTTGAGATCTAAAGGGGTAATAAAGAACTTGCTGAGCAGTGACGAGGAATTGGCGCAGCTGATCAATAGCCTAGGCAGTGGAGCACTAATGAGCCCATTCAGCATGCTCGACGATGTTCAACGCATGGTGAGCCAACACTGCAAGAAGCCTTTTAATAGGTGGCGAGCCAGCTTTGCACATACATACCTGAGGAACCCATGGGTATTCTTCTCTTTATTGGCTGCTGTCATCCTACTAGTTGCTGCGATCGTTCAAACTGTCTACACAATCCTCCCCTTCTACCACAAGAGTTAG